The proteins below come from a single Zea mays cultivar B73 chromosome 8, Zm-B73-REFERENCE-NAM-5.0, whole genome shotgun sequence genomic window:
- the LOC100284736 gene encoding xyloglucan endotransglucosylase/hydrolase protein 23 precursor (The RefSeq protein has 1 frameshift compared to this genomic sequence), with product MRSFAPVFLSAVVAWLELAGTAQGGNFYQDTEMTWGDGRGKVVDGGRGLDLTLDRTSGSGFQSKSEYLFGKIDMQIKLVPGNSGGTVTTFYLSSQGDAHDEIDFEFLGNVSGEPYTLHTNVFTRGQGQREQQFRLWFDPTTAFHTYSILWNPQHVIFAVDGTPVRDFKNHEARGVAFPRTQPMRLYASLWNADDWATQGGRVKADWSKAPFVASFRGFSADACVWDGGRQRCPEGTMEAAAVAGAGSGRGWWNQQLSDMSYRRMRWVQRKFMIYNYCADAKRFPQGVPAECKLR from the exons ATGAGGTCGTTTGCTCCTGTCTTTCTGTCGGCGGTCGTGGCCTGGCTGGAGCTGGCGGGCACCGCGCAGGGCGGCAACTTCTACCAGGACACAGAGATGACCTGGGGCGATGGCCGCGGCAAGGTAGTGGACGGCGGGCGCGGGCTGGACCTGACGCTGGACCGCACGTCCGGCTCCGGGTTCCAGTCCAAGAGCGAGTACCTGTTCGGCAAGATCGACATGCAGATCAAGCTGGTGCCAGGCAACTC TGGCACGGTCACCACCTTCTACCTGTCGTCCCAGGGCGACGCGCACGACGAGATCGACTTCGAGTTCCTGGGCAACGTGAGCGGGGAGCCCTACACGCTGCACACCAACGTGTTCACGCGCGGACAGGGCCAGCGggagcagcagttccgcctctgGTTCGACCCTACCACTGCCTTCCACACCTACTCCATCCTGTGGAACCCGCAGCACGTGATCTTCGCGGTGGACGGCACCCCGGTGCGGGACTTCAAGAACCACGAGGCGCGCGGGGTGGCGTTCCCGAGGACGCAGCCCATGAGGCTGTACGCCAGCCTGTGGAACGCCGACGACTGGGCCACGCAGGGCGGGCGCGTCAAGGCGGACTGGTCCAAGGCCCCCTTCGTCGCCTCCTTCCGCGGTTTCAGCGCCGACGCCTGCGTCTGGGACGGCGGCAGGCAGCGCTGCCCTGAGGGCACCATGGAGGCCGCCGCCGTCGCGGGTGCCGGCTCCGGCCGCGGCTGGTGGAACCAGCAGCTCAGCGACATGAGCTACCGCCGCATGCGCTGGGTGCAGCGCAAGTTCATGATCTACAACTACTGCGCCGACGCCAAGCGCTTCCCGCAGGGCGTGCCCGCCGAGTGCAAGCTCCGGTGA